The window GCCCGGATGCGAACCCGTGCCGAGCGGGCCGACGACGGCACGTACCGCATCACCGGCCAGAAGATCTTCATCACCTATGGCGAGCACGAGATGACGGAGAACATCGTCCATATGGTGCTCGCCCGCCTGCCCGATGCGCCGCCTGGCGTGAAGGGCATCTCGCTCTTCATCGTGCCGAAGTATCTCGTGAAACCCGATGGCACGCCCGGTGAGCGCAACGACCTGCGTGTCGTTTCCCTGGAGAAGAAGCTCGGCATCAAGGGCAGCCCGACCTGCATGATGGCCTATGGCGACAACGGCGGCGCCACCGGCTACCTGGTGGGTGAGGAACACAACGGGCTGGCCTGCATGTTCACCATGATGAACAACGCCCGTGTCGCCGTCGGTCTGCAGGGCCTGGCGATTGGCGAACGTGCGCTCCAGGCGGCCGGAGCCCATGCCGCCGATCGCGTCCAGGGCAGCCGGAGCGGCGAAGCCGTCACGATCGATCGACACCCTGATGTCAGGCGCACGCTTGCGTGGATGCGGGCACGCACCGAGGCCGCGCGCGGTCTGGTTTACTGGACCGCCACCTGCTTCGACCGTGCCGAACACGGCACCGGGGACGAGGCGCGACGCCAGCGCGCCTTCTTCGATCTGATGACACCGGTGGTGAAGGCCTGGTGCAGTGACGGTGCGGTGCAGCTCGCCTCCGAAGGCGTGCAGATGCACGGCGGCATGGGTTTCATTGAGGAAACCGGTGCCGCCCAGCACTATCGCGACGCCCGCATCCTGCCGATCTACGAGGGAACCAACGGGATCATGGCGATTGATCTGGTCGGCCGGAAGATCGCTCGCGACGGCGGTGCGGCCGCCCGCGCGCTGTTCGAGGTCGTTGAGGCCGACATTGCCGCGTCACGTGCCTGCGGAGACGTCACACTCGCCGACACGGTTGAAGCGGGCATGGAACATCTGCGTCGCGCGACCGGCTGGGTTGCCGATACCATGGCGTCCGACAGCGACGCCGTCCTCGCCCAGGCCACGACCTATCAACGCCTGTTCGGCACCGTCACGGGCGGCTGGCAGATGCTGCGCCAGGCGACGGCTGCGAAGCAGGCGCTCGATGTTGCAGAGGGTGATGCGGACTTCTTGGAGAACAAGCGCGAGAGCGCACGCTTCTACATGACTCAGGAGATGCCTCTGGCGGGCGCGCTGGCGGCGGTCGTGTCAAACAGAACCTGATCCTGAGAAAGCTCCCGGCGGCCCTCCCGTCTTTTGCACGCCGGACAGCGGCACCATCGTGAGGGCGCTGCGACAGGCCCGCCATGCGCCCGAGATCGCCATCAGGCCGCCGCCCGCAACGAAGGCCGCGCCGAGCACGAATGCAAAGGCCATGCGCAGTCCGGCGCGTCCGTGGCCCTGAAGCATATCCCGTTCAGATTGAATCCATC is drawn from Rhodospirillales bacterium and contains these coding sequences:
- a CDS encoding acyl-CoA dehydrogenase, yielding MTHYAAPVHDIRFALDAQAGFADLAEVFDAAAVDDGLVEALLDEAGRLANDVFAPLNRSGDQEGSKLENGVVRLPAGFREAYDAFAKGGWNSLSFPETYGGQGMPWTLSLAVAEMFEAANMALAVGTLLTRGATELLLHHGTDEQKQTYLPNMIAGTWSGTMNLTEPQAGTDLARMRTRAERADDGTYRITGQKIFITYGEHEMTENIVHMVLARLPDAPPGVKGISLFIVPKYLVKPDGTPGERNDLRVVSLEKKLGIKGSPTCMMAYGDNGGATGYLVGEEHNGLACMFTMMNNARVAVGLQGLAIGERALQAAGAHAADRVQGSRSGEAVTIDRHPDVRRTLAWMRARTEAARGLVYWTATCFDRAEHGTGDEARRQRAFFDLMTPVVKAWCSDGAVQLASEGVQMHGGMGFIEETGAAQHYRDARILPIYEGTNGIMAIDLVGRKIARDGGAAARALFEVVEADIAASRACGDVTLADTVEAGMEHLRRATGWVADTMASDSDAVLAQATTYQRLFGTVTGGWQMLRQATAAKQALDVAEGDADFLENKRESARFYMTQEMPLAGALAAVVSNRT